A genomic window from Pseudomonadales bacterium includes:
- a CDS encoding MFS transporter, with translation MAERNIREALAVADFRWLWIGSLGSSFAMNMQIIARGWLVYTLTSSALDLAWVTLSFMLPTVALSLPGGVLADRMPKRAIIAIAQTMNCLATILMGLIIITGNISFWDFIWFGFFNGSVLALSMPARQAFVPELIPEKLIFTAMALNTTSWNLSRILGPALAGFLIALFAAGDTSSAYGVGIVYFMIAALYFISAVTIMMVRRKGLSVQQSVQVSALGDMVDGLRYVVANPPILGLILLSLVPFLFGMPLNTLLPAFNEDILAGGPDDLGLLMSAMGAGAISGSLMLAWTGDMRNKATWLIATCLGWGAFTSAFGLSRTVLMASLLVAVIGFISAWNMSLNRGLLQMQVANHMRGRIMSIDMMSHGLMPLGVIPISLIAEAWDVAVALVVAGGVFVGSVLLLALVSRSVRQVDDPMPTEVRPPPFEEVL, from the coding sequence ATGGCTGAGCGCAACATCAGGGAAGCGCTGGCGGTTGCCGACTTCCGCTGGCTGTGGATCGGCAGCCTGGGTTCTTCCTTCGCGATGAACATGCAGATCATCGCCCGGGGGTGGCTCGTCTACACCCTGACTTCCTCGGCGCTGGATCTGGCCTGGGTGACCCTGTCCTTCATGCTGCCCACGGTGGCCCTGTCCCTGCCCGGTGGTGTCCTGGCCGATCGGATGCCCAAGCGGGCGATCATTGCCATCGCCCAGACCATGAACTGTCTGGCCACCATTCTGATGGGCCTGATCATCATCACCGGCAACATATCCTTCTGGGATTTCATCTGGTTCGGCTTCTTCAACGGTTCGGTACTTGCGCTGTCCATGCCCGCCCGTCAGGCCTTCGTGCCTGAGCTGATACCGGAGAAGCTGATCTTCACCGCGATGGCGCTGAATACCACGAGCTGGAATCTTTCCCGCATTCTCGGCCCGGCGCTCGCAGGCTTTCTGATCGCCCTGTTTGCCGCCGGGGATACCAGTTCGGCATACGGAGTGGGCATCGTCTACTTCATGATCGCGGCGCTGTACTTCATTTCCGCGGTCACCATCATGATGGTGCGCAGGAAGGGTCTGAGTGTGCAGCAGAGTGTGCAGGTGAGCGCGCTTGGCGACATGGTGGACGGTCTGCGCTATGTAGTGGCGAATCCGCCCATACTCGGTCTCATCCTGCTGTCGCTGGTGCCCTTCCTGTTCGGGATGCCGCTCAACACGCTGCTGCCTGCCTTCAACGAAGACATCCTCGCGGGTGGTCCGGACGATCTCGGGCTGCTGATGTCGGCGATGGGTGCGGGTGCGATCAGCGGCTCTCTCATGCTGGCCTGGACGGGCGACATGCGGAACAAGGCCACATGGCTCATCGCAACCTGTCTGGGGTGGGGGGCTTTCACCAGTGCCTTCGGCCTGTCCCGGACCGTGCTGATGGCGTCGCTGCTGGTTGCGGTGATCGGTTTCATCAGCGCCTGGAACATGTCACTCAACCGTGGTCTGCTGCAGATGCAGGTGGCCAACCACATGCGTGGCCGGATCATGAGCATTGACATGATGTCGCACGGCCTGATGCCGCTCGGGGTGATTCCCATCAGTCTGATCGCTGAGGCCTGGGATGTGGCCGTGGCGCTGGTGGTGGCGGGTGGGGTGTTTGTGGGCAGCGTCCTGCTGCTCGCGCTGGTGTCGCGTTCGGTACGTCAGGTGGACGATCCGATGCCCACCGAAGTCCGTCCGCCGCCTTTCGAAGAGGTGCTGTAG
- a CDS encoding MBL fold metallo-hydrolase: MGTPVMLSWKIGAVKVTQIVELTTASLGPHLLPQATPERMLARPWLAPFIDEAGRIVLSMHALVVESAGRVLMVDTCIGNDKVRSYPRWNRMQGDFLTRLAAAGFPPERIDTVLCTHMHVDHVGWNTRLVDGVWQPTFPGARYLFGDTEWEHWRAEPQEYGPVIEDSVQPIFDAGLADLVAVDHRVTDEVWLEPTPGHTPGHVSVRIASRGEEAVITGDMIHHPCQIAEPGWSSLADWDSQMSADTRVHFLARNADRPILVIGTHFAAPTAGHIVRDGDSYRLDY; encoded by the coding sequence ATGGGGACACCGGTTATGTTGAGCTGGAAGATCGGCGCTGTGAAGGTGACTCAGATTGTGGAACTCACCACGGCGTCCTTAGGGCCCCACCTTCTGCCCCAGGCCACGCCGGAACGGATGCTCGCCCGACCCTGGCTGGCGCCCTTCATCGATGAGGCCGGCCGCATTGTCCTGAGCATGCACGCGCTGGTGGTGGAATCGGCGGGTCGGGTGCTCATGGTCGACACCTGCATCGGCAACGACAAGGTTCGCAGCTATCCGCGCTGGAATCGCATGCAGGGCGACTTCCTCACCCGCCTGGCGGCCGCTGGATTTCCCCCGGAACGCATCGACACGGTGTTGTGCACTCACATGCACGTCGATCACGTGGGCTGGAATACCCGGCTGGTCGACGGGGTCTGGCAACCCACATTTCCGGGGGCGCGCTACCTGTTCGGGGACACCGAGTGGGAACACTGGCGGGCGGAGCCCCAGGAATACGGTCCGGTGATCGAGGATTCGGTGCAGCCCATCTTCGACGCCGGACTCGCGGATCTGGTGGCGGTGGATCACCGGGTTACCGATGAGGTATGGCTCGAGCCCACTCCGGGACACACACCCGGCCATGTCAGTGTGCGGATAGCGTCCCGGGGTGAAGAGGCAGTGATCACCGGTGACATGATTCACCATCCCTGTCAGATCGCCGAGCCGGGCTGGTCGAGTCTGGCGGACTGGGACTCCCAGATGAGCGCCGACACCCGCGTGCATTTCCTCGCCCGCAATGCGGATCGCCCGATACTGGTGATCGGTACCCACTTCGCAGCCCCCACCGCCGGACATATCGTCCGCGATGGTGACAGCTACCGCCTGGACTACTGA